The DNA window GGGATTCGGGACCACTCAATTGATCGGCGACAGCGGCAAGTCCGAAATCGCAGATGAGCACCTCGCCACGCTTGTCGAGCATGATGTTCTGCGGTTTGAGGTCGCGATGGATGACGCCGCGATCGTGGGCCGCGGCCAGACCGGCGCAGATCTTGCGTGAGATCTCGAGAGCCTTGTCAGTGGGCAGGCGTCCGATGCGGAGCAGGAGGGTGGAGAGATCTTCTCCGTCGACGTATTCCATCGAAAGGAAGGGAAGTCCTTCACTCTCGCCGATGTCATAGACACGGCAGACGTTGGGATGAGAGACCTGGCGGGCGATGCGGACTTCGCTGTGGAAGCGTTCGAGCCAGCGAGGATCATTGTCGACGAGGTGGGGGAGAAACTTCAGGGCGACAGACTGGCCGAGCGTGAGGTCGGTGGCGCGGTAGACTTCGCCCATGCCGCCGCGGCCGAGCAGAGCGATGATGCGGTAGCGGCCATTGAGCAGGGTTCCCGGGGGAAATCGGCCTTCAATGGGGTGTGGCTGAGAAGAATGCGAGCTGGGAGTTGTGCTTCGCGCAGCCTGGACCGCGCCGGTGCCGACGACGGTCTGAGTGAAGTCGGCTGGCGAATCATCAGGCATCATCGATATGCTAACGCTGATGCGATTCTTATTGCTTCTCTCTGTTCTGACCGTTTCTCTTGTTCAGGCGTGCTCCTTCGATCTTGTGATCAAGAACGGGCATGTGATCGATCCCGCAAACAATCGCGATGGGCGCATGGATGTCGCCATCGCCGGAGGTAAGATCGCCCGCGTCGAGGCGAAGATTGCGACTGAAGCCGATTGCAAGGTGGTGGATGCCAGTGGCCTTTACGTGACGCCAGGGTTGATTGATATCCACGCGCATGTCTATGCGAATACCGGTTTGATTGCGCAGTATGCGGGTGAATTTTCGCTGATGCCAGATGCAATTGCGCCGCGCAGCGGAGTGACGACGATTGTCGATGCCGGCACCTCCGGCTGGCGGAACTTTGAGGATTTCAAGAAGCGGGTGATTGATCGGTCGCGAACCCGGGTGCTCGCATTTGTGAATGTCGCGGGGTTAGGGATGAGCGGCAATCAGAATGAGCAGAATAGCGCGGACATGAAGGGCGATGAAGTGGCGGCGATTGCGAAAAGATATCCGGAGATCATCGTCGGGGTGAAGACGGCTCACTATGGCGCACCGGACTGGATTGCCGTGGATCAGGCGCTGGTGGGGGGCGTGGGGGCGAATATTCCGGTGATGGTTGATTTTGGGTCGCGCAAGCCGGAGCGCACGATTGAAGAGTTGCTGCTGAAGAAGCTCCGTCCGGGGGACATTTATACCCATGTGTTCTCAGGACTGCGGAACGAACAACTGCCAAACGGGAAGCTGAATCCGGTGCTGTGGGAGGCACGCAAGCGCGGTGTGTTGTTTGATCTGGGACATGGCAACGGAAGTTTCTTCTGGACTGTGGCGAAGGCTGCCTTTGCGGAGAAGTTCTATCCCGATACCTTGTCGACGGATCTGCACATCCGGAGTTGGAGCGAAGGCATGAAGGACCTCAACAATGTGATGTCGAAGTTTCTGATTCATGGACTGCCGTTGCAGCAGGTGGTCCGGATGACGACCTCGTCGGCAGCCAAGGCGATCAAGCGGCCGGAGCTTGGAACGCTCAGCGTTGGCTCTGATGCCGATGTGGCGGTGCTGCGTTTGACGAAGGGGAAGTTCGGTTATCTGGATAACCGTGCGCAACGGGTGAATGGCAATTTACGGTTGACGACGGAGCTGACGCTGCGGGGTGGGAAAACGATCTATGACTTGAATGGAATGGCGGCGCCCGAGTGGAAGCCTGGGACGTTGCCGGGCGCGCGGATGCCGTAGAAAAGAAAAAGAGGCGCGATGGGGATCGCGCCTCTTTTTTGTTTATGGAGCTTGTTCTATTTGACGTTGCGTTCGCCGGAGCCGAGATAGACCTGGCGCGGACGGCTGATCTTCGTATCGGCATCCTTCGATTGCTCTTCCCAGTGAGCGAGCCAACCGGAGGTACGGGGAATGGCAAAGAGGACCGTGAACATCTCGGGACGGAAGCCCATGGCTTCGTAGATGATGCCGGAGTAGAAGTCGACGTTCGGGTAGAGGCGGCGCTTGACGAAGTATTCGTCGCTGAGCGCGATCTTCTCGATCTCACGGGCGATGTCGACCTTGGGGTTGCGGCCGGTAACGGCAAAGACGCTGTCGGCGGTTTCTTTGATGACCTGAGCGCGCGGATCGTAATTCTTGTAGACGCGGTGGCCAAAGCCCATGAGCTTGCGCTCGCCCTTCTTGACGCTTTCGATGAAGGCGGGAATGTGTTCAATGCTGCCGATCTCATCGATCATGCGCAGTACTTCCTCATTGGCTCCACCGTGCAGCGGACCACTGAGTGCGGATGCTGCGGCGGCCATGCTGAGGAAGGGATCGGCTTGTGAGGATCCGACGACGCGCATGGTGGAGGTGGAGCAGTTCTGTTCATGGTCGGCGTGGAGGATGAACAGGATGTCGAGCGCGTGGGCCAGGACGGGATTGGCGAGGAACTTCGGCTCGGCCATCTTCCAGAGCATGTTCATGAAGTTGGCCGTGTAGCTGAGCTCGTTGTCGGGATAGACAAAGGGCAGGCCGTTGGTATGGCGGAAGGCGTAAGCGGCAATGGTCGGAATCTTGGCGATGAGGCGGATGGCCATCAGTTCGCGGACTTCGGGATTGTGGACTTCGCGGGCATCGGGATAGAAGCTGGACAGCGCGGCAATGGAGCTAACGAGCATGCTCATCGGATGGGCGTCGTAGCGGAAGCCCTCCATGAACTTCTTCATGTTTTCGTGGATGAAAGTGTGGCGGGCAACGCGCGCCGTGAAGTCGCTGAGTTTCTTCTCATCCGGCAGTTCGCCATAGAGAAGAAGATAGGCCGTTTCGAGGTAGCTGCACTTGGCGGCCAGCTGCTCAATTGGGTAACCGCGGTAGCGCAGGATGCCGAGATCGCCGTCAATAAAGGTGATCCGGCTCTCACAAGCTGCGGTATTCAAGAAGGCGGGGTCATAGGACATCACCCCGAAATCTTTCTCAGTCGTTTTGATCTGCCGGAGATCCATGGCGCGAATGTTGCCATGCTTCAACGGCAGCTCGTAAGACTTGCCGGTTCTGTTGTCGGTAATTGTTAGGCTTTCGTTCCCCATGCTCACTCTTTGCTCCAAAGCTAGATTATGTCTCGGAATTGGGTGCTCTGGGACAAGGCGGTTGGAAAATCTTCACGAATTGGGTAACGAGATCCACGCTGTTTCGTCCGTGTTAGAGTAGGCTCAATCTGGCTGATGGCGAAGAAAAAATACCTCCGCGCGCTGTGCATCGTGATCATGCTGGCCGGGGTTGCGCTCGCCTTCCAGCGGGGCCGGAATCGACCGTCGTTCCTGGACGGGGATGACGATCCGGAACCTTATCCCACCGATGCTGCCGAGAAGACCGAATGGACTTTTGCGCGCCTTCGTTATAACTCCTATCGACAACAAGCGGGCTATTGGGGCGTGCGTGGGAGCTGGTCTACGGATGCGCCGAAAGCAGAGCGTCATTTAGCGCAGGGCATTCGCCGGCTTTCGCGTGTGCATGCGCGTAGTGTCGAAGAAGTGGTGGATCTCGATACCGATAAGATTTTCGACTACCCGTGGCTCTACGCGGTGGAAGTGGGGCATTGGGATCTGAGCGATACGCAGGCAGCCAAGTTGCGCGAGTATCTAAATCGCGGTGGCTTTCTGATGGTGGATGACTTCCACGGCACCATTGAATGGGAAATTTTCATGCGCTCGATGAGCCGCGTGTTTCCCGATCGACCCGTTGTGGATATCAACAATAAAGACGCGATCTTCCATATTCTTTTCGACCTCGACGATCGCATCCAAATTCCGGGAATTGTGATGTTCTACACTGGGCAAACCTATGAGCAGGACGGCGTCAAGGATAAATGGGGCGGCATCTACGACGATAAGGGACGCATTGTTGTCGCCATTTGCCACAACATGGACCTGGGCGATGCCTGGGAGCATGCGGATATGCCGCAATATCCGGAGCGGTACACGTCGATGGCCTATCGCATTGGCTTGAATTACATCATTTACAGCATGACGCACTGAGCCGTCACCGAATCACTCTCAAGCATGTTTGAATCGCTGTTTCTCTATCCTTCGCGACTCTTCTCGAAAGGCGAATTTGTTTTCGCCTCCGGGTGGTCTGTGTGGCTGCTGTTGCTTCTCTGTGCCGGCATTGCGGCGGGGATCGCGTTTGTTGTCCTGAAGCGCCATGGCGCGAATCTGAAGGGCGCGCGTTGGATTGTCATTGCTGCATTGCAGACCTTTGTGCTTTGCCTGCTGCTGTTCCTGCTTTGGCGGCCGGGCCTTCGCGTGACTGCCTTGAAGCCGCAACAGAATGTGGTGGCTGTGGTGATCGACGATTCGAGCAGTATGAAGCTGCCGAATGAGGGGAGCAAGCAGAGCGCGACGCGCATCGATACCGCAAAGAGCCTGTTGAACGAAGGGTTGCTGCAGAAGCTGCGCAATCGCTTTCAGGTGCGTGTGTACCGGGCGGGAGCGAATCTCGAACGGATCCAGGGCCTTGATGCGGTGAGCGGTGGCCAGAGTACGACGCATCTCGGGACGGCGATGAAACAGATGATGGAGGAGTCCGCGAGTCTGCCGATTGGGGCCGTGGTGTTGTTGAGCGATGGCAGCGATAACGCGGGCGGCATGGAAGCCGATTCGCTGAATGAGATTCGCCGCCGCCGCATTCCGATTCACACGGTTGGCTTTGGCGCCGAACGGCTGACGCGCGATGTCGAAGTGATCGATCTCGATACGCCGCAGCGCGCACTGTCCGATAGCCGCATTGGGGCGGCAGTCAGTTTTCGGAATTATGGCTACAAGGGGCAGAAGGCGAAGCTGATGCTGAGCCTGGACGGCAAGATTGTCAGCTCTCGAGAAGTGACGCTGGGAGATGAAGGCGTACCGCAAACCGAGACGCTGTTGTTCAATGC is part of the Bryobacter aggregatus MPL3 genome and encodes:
- a CDS encoding amidohydrolase/deacetylase family metallohydrolase; its protein translation is MRFLLLLSVLTVSLVQACSFDLVIKNGHVIDPANNRDGRMDVAIAGGKIARVEAKIATEADCKVVDASGLYVTPGLIDIHAHVYANTGLIAQYAGEFSLMPDAIAPRSGVTTIVDAGTSGWRNFEDFKKRVIDRSRTRVLAFVNVAGLGMSGNQNEQNSADMKGDEVAAIAKRYPEIIVGVKTAHYGAPDWIAVDQALVGGVGANIPVMVDFGSRKPERTIEELLLKKLRPGDIYTHVFSGLRNEQLPNGKLNPVLWEARKRGVLFDLGHGNGSFFWTVAKAAFAEKFYPDTLSTDLHIRSWSEGMKDLNNVMSKFLIHGLPLQQVVRMTTSSAAKAIKRPELGTLSVGSDADVAVLRLTKGKFGYLDNRAQRVNGNLRLTTELTLRGGKTIYDLNGMAAPEWKPGTLPGARMP
- a CDS encoding citrate synthase, which encodes MGNESLTITDNRTGKSYELPLKHGNIRAMDLRQIKTTEKDFGVMSYDPAFLNTAACESRITFIDGDLGILRYRGYPIEQLAAKCSYLETAYLLLYGELPDEKKLSDFTARVARHTFIHENMKKFMEGFRYDAHPMSMLVSSIAALSSFYPDAREVHNPEVRELMAIRLIAKIPTIAAYAFRHTNGLPFVYPDNELSYTANFMNMLWKMAEPKFLANPVLAHALDILFILHADHEQNCSTSTMRVVGSSQADPFLSMAAAASALSGPLHGGANEEVLRMIDEIGSIEHIPAFIESVKKGERKLMGFGHRVYKNYDPRAQVIKETADSVFAVTGRNPKVDIAREIEKIALSDEYFVKRRLYPNVDFYSGIIYEAMGFRPEMFTVLFAIPRTSGWLAHWEEQSKDADTKISRPRQVYLGSGERNVK
- a CDS encoding DUF4159 domain-containing protein, giving the protein MAKKKYLRALCIVIMLAGVALAFQRGRNRPSFLDGDDDPEPYPTDAAEKTEWTFARLRYNSYRQQAGYWGVRGSWSTDAPKAERHLAQGIRRLSRVHARSVEEVVDLDTDKIFDYPWLYAVEVGHWDLSDTQAAKLREYLNRGGFLMVDDFHGTIEWEIFMRSMSRVFPDRPVVDINNKDAIFHILFDLDDRIQIPGIVMFYTGQTYEQDGVKDKWGGIYDDKGRIVVAICHNMDLGDAWEHADMPQYPERYTSMAYRIGLNYIIYSMTH